The following is a genomic window from Aeromonas sp. FDAARGOS 1405.
GGTCTTGATGGTGACCGGCTTGAGGGTGCGGCCAGTCATGTCGAGGGTGATCCAGTCTTCACCCTTCTCAATCAGTGCGCCAGCCTCTTCCAGCTTGACCAGTACCGCTTCCAGCAGGGTCGGGTCGGTCTTGCGGCAGGTGATCTTGCCGCCGGTGACCGCCGCGCCCACCAGGAAGGTTCCGGTTTCGATGCGGTCAGGCTGCACGCTGTAGTTGCCGCCGTGCAGGCGCTCGACACCATCGATGGTCAGGGTGTCGGTACCCGCCCCCTGGATCTTGGCACCCAGGGTATTGAGGAAGTTGGCCAGATCGACCACTTCCGGCTCGCGCGCGGCGTTTTCGATCACGGTGCGGCCATCAGCCAGGGTCGCAGCCATCATCAGGTTTTCGGTACCGGTCACGGAGACCATATCCATCAGGATGTGAGCGCCTTTCAGGCGGCCATCGACACGGGCCTTGATGTAACCATCTTCGATGGTGATCTTGGCACCCATCAGCTGCAGGCCGTGGACGTGCAGGTTGACCGGACGGGCACCGATGGCGCAACCGCCGGGCAGGGAGACATCAGCGGCGCCGAAACGGGCAGCCAGCGGGCCCAGCGCCAGAATGGAGGCGCGCATGGTCTTCACCAGCTCGTAGGGGGCGACGTGGTTGTTGACCGCACCGGTCAGCACGGTGACGTTGCCGTTGACTTTGGTGGTGGCGCCCAGCATCTCCAGCAGCTTGATGGTGGTGCCCACATCTTTCAGGCGCGGCACGTTGGAGAGGTGTACCTCTTCATCACACAGCAGGGTCGCGAACAGGATCGGCAGGGCTGCGTTTTTGGCGCCAGAGATGGTCACTTCGCCGTTGAGAGTACAACGACCATCGATTTTGAATTTGTCCATTTTTACTTCGTTACCAAATCAGGAGGGCAATAGGAATTTACGTTCGCGTTTCCACTCGGCGTCGGTGAACGCCTTGATGGAGAGGGCATGGATGGCGTTGCTGGCGATCTTGTCCATCAGCGGGGCATAGATGGCCTGCTGCTTCTTGACCCGGCTCATGCCGTCAAACATGTCACCGACGGCGATCACTTGGTAGTGACTACCGTCCCCTTTGACATGGACTTCGGACAATGGTAGAGCCTCAAGGAGTATCGCTTCAATTTCAGAGACTTGCATTATGCGTCCTCAGTTGTGAGCGGGGTTGACTGAAACAGCCCGGCCACCCCGTAGAGGTTGGCCAGGGTATAGAAATCACTGGAGGCGCCCACCAGTAGCGGTGTGGCGCCTCGCGCTAATACGGCTTTGGCCCATTTGACCAGCAGGGCCAGTCCGGCAGAGTCGAGGGTGGCGACGCCGCTGAGCTCGAGCTGGTCGTCCTGCCACCATTCGGCGCGGCGTTGCCACAGGTCATTGACCTGTGGCGCCTGCAGATCACCGCTCAGGATCATTTCTTGAGTACCAGCGGCTTGGCATTGTGTTCGTTGAGCTGCTTGATCACGGCATCGATGCCATTCTGGCGGATGAGGCCGCCCAGCTCGCTCTGCTTGGCGGAGAGCAGGCTGATCCCCTCTGCCACCATGTCGAAGGCTTTCCACTCACCGGTCTTGTTGTTCTTGCGCAGCTTGAACTCGAGGAAGATGTCCGGCTTGCCGGCCTCTTTCACGCTGACATTGACTGCGGTGATGTTGCTTGTGCCCGGTGCCTTGCCCGGCTCGACCTTGACGGTCTGCTTGTCGAAGTGGGCCAGCGCGTCGGCGTAGGAGCTCACCATGTACTCGGTAAAGGCGGCGACGAAGGCGTCACGTTGGGCCGGAGTGGTCTCCTTGATCTGGTTGCCCAGCACCTTGTATGCAGCGAAGCGGTTGTCCACATAGGGCAGCAGCTCTTCGCGGATGATCACCCGCAGGTGATCCGGATTGCTCTTCACCTGGGCCTGATCGGCCTTCAGGCGGGCAAAGGTCTGCTTGGCAGCCTGATCAACCAGCGCGTTAGGGTCGGTGGCATCGACTGCGGCCTGGGCAGACAGGGAAAAGAGCATGCTGGTCATCAGACCCAGCAGCAGGGCGATTTTCTTGAACA
Proteins encoded in this region:
- the murA gene encoding UDP-N-acetylglucosamine 1-carboxyvinyltransferase — translated: MDKFKIDGRCTLNGEVTISGAKNAALPILFATLLCDEEVHLSNVPRLKDVGTTIKLLEMLGATTKVNGNVTVLTGAVNNHVAPYELVKTMRASILALGPLAARFGAADVSLPGGCAIGARPVNLHVHGLQLMGAKITIEDGYIKARVDGRLKGAHILMDMVSVTGTENLMMAATLADGRTVIENAAREPEVVDLANFLNTLGAKIQGAGTDTLTIDGVERLHGGNYSVQPDRIETGTFLVGAAVTGGKITCRKTDPTLLEAVLVKLEEAGALIEKGEDWITLDMTGRTLKPVTIKTAPYPAFPTDMQAQFTVLNAVAQGTGMITETIFENRFMHVPELVRMGADIELQGNVAICRDTAQLKGAQVMATDLRASASLVLAGFVAEGSTIVDRIYHIDRGYENIEQKLQGLGGRIERIKG
- the ibaG gene encoding BolA family iron metabolism protein IbaG, whose translation is MQVSEIEAILLEALPLSEVHVKGDGSHYQVIAVGDMFDGMSRVKKQQAIYAPLMDKIASNAIHALSIKAFTDAEWKRERKFLLPS
- the mlaC gene encoding phospholipid-binding protein MlaC, which codes for MFKKIALLLGLMTSMLFSLSAQAAVDATDPNALVDQAAKQTFARLKADQAQVKSNPDHLRVIIREELLPYVDNRFAAYKVLGNQIKETTPAQRDAFVAAFTEYMVSSYADALAHFDKQTVKVEPGKAPGTSNITAVNVSVKEAGKPDIFLEFKLRKNNKTGEWKAFDMVAEGISLLSAKQSELGGLIRQNGIDAVIKQLNEHNAKPLVLKK
- a CDS encoding lipid asymmetry maintenance protein MlaB; translation: MILSGDLQAPQVNDLWQRRAEWWQDDQLELSGVATLDSAGLALLVKWAKAVLARGATPLLVGASSDFYTLANLYGVAGLFQSTPLTTEDA